CCCTTGAGATAGATGGTGGATTTCGGATCGAGAAAGACCTCGAAGCCTTCGTAACCGACTATCGTGTCGTCGTTTCGGCGCTCGGAGAACTCCATCTCGTACGAAAGCCCGGAACAGCCACCACCGATGACCGCCAGCCTGAGACCGATGTGTCCGTCCGTCTTCTCGCGC
The window above is part of the Acidobacteriota bacterium genome. Proteins encoded here:
- a CDS encoding iron-sulfur cluster assembly accessory protein; this translates as MTVDTAPLVVITDKAQAEIRAIFEREKTDGHIGLRLAVIGGGCSGLSYEMEFSERRNDDTIVGYEGFEVFLDPKSTIYLKGITLDFEDGLQGKGFVFANPNATNTCGCGESFSI